GCTCACCCCGCTGACCCCTCGGTGCTCACCCCGCTGacccctcggtgtcccctcgGTGCCCGCCCCGCTGacccctcggtgtcccctcgGTGCCCACCCCGCTGACCCCCGTGCTCTCCCCGCAGGTCTCGGACCCCGAGCCCGGCTCTTCGGCCGACGCTGACAGTTGGGTCTGGGGGCGTCGGGGTCCCGCGGGACCCGAGCTGGGCCTTTGGGGACATTCGGGGCCAGCTGGGGACACTTCTGGGGACATCGTGGCCCTTTGGAGAGATTTTGGGGCCTTACAGAACATTTGGGGATATTCCTAGGGCAGGGCGGTTGGAATAAGGCGTTTGGGGATATTGTGGGTCTTTTGGCGTTGGttaagggatttttggggaggtttcTGGGCCTTTTGGGACTTTCAGGGGCATTTGGGGGACattccaggggggttttgggatgaAGGGGTGGGGTCGCTTTGCCGGCtgtgtggggacactgggatgtcCCCGCAGTGGAGCTGCTGCGGACGCTCCTCTCCCGGACCCTGGGGCTCGGCGGGGACAAACCGGAGCCGGTGCTGGACGAGCTGAGCCTGCCGGGCGTGAGCCGGTTCCTGAGGAGCGACCGCTGTAGGGACCCCGGGATCGGGAATTTGGAACGGGAATTGGGCTGGGAATGGAGAACAGGCCAGTTCCCAAAGGGTGACCGCTGTAGGGACCCCGGGATCGGGAATTTGGAACGGGAATTGGGCTGGGAATGGAGAACAGGCCAGTTCCCAAAGGGTGACCGCTGTAGGGACCCCGGGATCGGGAATTTGGAACGGGAATTGGGCTGGGAATGGAGAACAGGCCAGTTCCCAAAGGGTGACCGCTGTAGGGACCCCGGGATCGGGAATTTGGAACAGGAATTGGGCTGGGAATGGAGAACAGGCCAGTTCCCAAAGGGTGACCGCTGTAGGGACCCCGGGATCGGGAATTTGGAATGGGAattgggctgggaatggggagtggGACTGGGAACGGGGATTGGACTGGGAACGGGGATTGGGCTGGGAACGGGGATTGGGCCGGCTCCCGCAGGGCGAGAGCTGCAGGGACACCGGGAATGGGACGTGGAACGGGAGCGGGGCGCAGCGGGAACTGCACGGATCTGGGGGCTCGCTCCGGGGAGGAAGGGGCGATTTGGGGTTCACCCCTTtgtccccccacccccccaggTAAGAATATCGTGTGCATGGTGGGCGCCGGCATCTCCACCTGTGAGTGTCCTTTGTGGAGGGCcctgggggggctcagggacactgggggggctcggggacacctgggggggctcggggacacctggggggctcaggaacacctggggggctcagggacactgggggggcTCGGGGATACCTGGGGGGGCTCCGAGACACCTGGGGGGCTCGGGAACAcctgggggggctcagggacacctggggagaTCGGAGAAAcctgggggggctcagggacccCTGGAGTGGGTTCTGACCCCACCACCGCCCCCCACCAGCTGCCGGCATCCCGGATTTCCGCTCCCCTGGCACCGGGCTCTACTCCAACCTGCAGAGCTACAACCTCCCCTACCCCGAGGCCATCTTCGAGATCAGGTTCTTCAAGGTATCCCCGTTTCTTCCCCAAATTCTTGGGAGGGTCCCTGATTTTCTGGGGCCCCCCCCCgacctccctgtgcccccccagAAACACCCGGAGCCCTTTTTCGCCCTCGCCCGCGAGCTCTACCCAGGGCAGTTCAAGGtaaaacacccccaaacctcTCCCCGACCCCCCGCTCCACTCAGAGGGGGCCGTGGGACCCTCAGCTGACCCCCAAATTCGCCCCCAGCCCACCGTGTGCCACTACTTCATGCGGCTGCTGCAGGACAAGGGTCTCTTGCTGCGCTGCTACACCCAGGTGGGACACGACCCCTCCCTCCCAGccggtttgggggggattttggggaccccctgaccccccttCGCCCCCCCAGAACATCGACACCCTGGAGAGGGTGGCGGGGCTGgacccagagctgctggtggaGGCTCACGGCACCTTCTTCACCTCGCACTGCCTGCGGCCCTCGTGCCGCCAGCGCTACAGCCTGGCCTGGATGAGGGGTACGGGGGACTCTGGGGAACCCCCCCGAGCGCTGGGGGACCCCCTGGGCCCCCCCTTCCCTCTGTACCctcccccaaatgtccccgtGCCCCCTTTCCCCACCGggcttctccctcctcctccttcccagagcGGATTTTCTCCTCCCTCGTCCCTAAATGCGAGAAGTGCCAGGGGCTGGTGAAACCTGGTGAGTTTTGGGGGGCGCGAGGGGAGGGGGGGTTTACCCCGACCCTCCCCGCAATGCGCCACTGACCTGCCCCCTCCCCCAGACATCGTGTTTTTTGGGGAGAGCCTCCCCGCGCGCTTCTTCGCCCTGCTGGAGTCGGTGAGTGGGGCTTGGGGGGTCCTGAAtccccccccctccctcccagcctgcctgtggggctgggggggtgcTGAGGGAacctggggaccccccccacCTCCCCACCAGTGACATCCCCTCCCTCACCAGGACTTCGAGAAGGTTGACCTGCTGATCATCATGGGCACCTCGCTGCAGGTGCAGCCCTTTGCCTCCCTCATCAGcaggtgagaccccccccaaactccccagataccctccaaacccccaaaaaccccccagaccccaacaAACCTCAGAGCACCCCTctgacccccccagcccctggggagcCCCCTGTGACTGTCCCCTCCCACAGGGTCCCAACCAACACCCCCAGGCTCCTCATCAACAAGGAGAAGACGGGGCAGGTGAGGCCGGGGGGAGGTTGGGGGGCACCgaggggggctgggggcggcCGCCTCCCCCTCCTCACCACCTCTGCCCCCCCAGGGCGACCCCCTGATGTCCCTGATGGGCTTCGGTGGGATGGACTTCGACTCGGACAAAGCCTACAGGTGCGGCAGGCGGGGGGCTCTGACCCCGCCCCGGGTTTTTGGGAACGCTTGGGAGACTCGGGATGGTTTTGGGGAGCCCTGAGGGTGGTTTGGGGTCCTTGCCTCAAGGTTTGGGACACCCCCAGTTAGTCTGGGGTCACTCGGGGTGGTTCTGGGCAGCCCGGAGGTGATTccagggttttggggtgcccgtGTCTCTGCAGGGACGTGGCCTGGCTGGGGGACTGCGACAGCggctgcctggctctggctgAGCTCTTGGGCTGGAAGGTACCCccgcaccttcccccacccgcgaattttgggggtccccctgccccccaaACCCTTCGGGGACCCCCCTGAGCCCCCGTGTCTCCCCTCAGGAGGAGCTCGAGGAGCTGGTGCGCAGGGAACACGCGGCCATCGATGCCAAGGCCGGGGAGCCCCCCCAGAAACAGCAGGGGCATGAGGACAAGGAcggggggaaccccaaaaagAGCCCGGGGGACAAGGAAAAAGCTCCAGGCGACCCCAAGAAGAGCCCCAGGGACAAGGCCAAGGCTGAAAAAGACCCCAAGATGCCCCAGGGGGACAAGGAGAAAACTCAAAATGACCCAGAAAAGTCACAGGGGGGGCAGTGAGGACCTTCCCCACAGcacagcggggacagcccggAATTAAATGGTCACAGAGGAGGTTTTGGCTTTCTGTGGTCACCGTGGGGTGGAGGGCCTGGGGCTCTTTCTTTCCTTGAAGGAagtaagagaaaaacaaaataaaaatacaggaaatgggaaaagtaaGTTAGAAAAGGAGAGGGGGAGGCTGAGGGCGcaaaaagggttttttcctccccaaaaagGGGTGCTGCAGCTCCAAAATGTGTTGGAACTCACAGGAAGGGTGTGGGGGGATGTGTGTGCAAAACACTGAAACCCGTGCAGTTTCTCACTTTTGTATCTACTGAGAAATAGCattaatttccattaaaaatcgGTTTCCTTATAAAACTGTCTGCTGTGTGATCCCTGTGGTTTTGGGACGGGAGGAAGAGCGGCCGTGGGTCTGTGGGGTTGGAAAATGCCAATTTTGGAGCGGCAGGTGGGGATCATTGTCCAGTGGCCGGCagctccaaaatcccccagcgaagttcctggagaagctgcCCCAGATCTGAAATTATTTGGGgggatttaatttcttttatagagcattgggttctctttatgcGTCAGGGTAGTGGCAgagttttgtttgggtttttttttataaatattcagCATCTGGTTTGGAGTATAGGAAGTTAGTTtaaaggtttttctttctttttagtggtttttgtgttttgctgtgtgggtttctacaggttttttttaaaattagtatttcatttttgtgatgtgataagagctgctagtgaaaggagtgtagtgcgggtttttttgctggtagttggttggctggtggagcctttctgaattttttcaaCAGTATTGttgggaatttgatgctgtttgttttggcattttatttttaggaattggaTTATAACTGCAAGGTTTTAACTATAactctaatgaaacaaaacaaatgcataaatatgaaaatgggaatataaaacttcatttttaaatataaatggaATACATATGAAtaaaacatgtaacataaataatgttaTTCATTACTATTAGATAGTATATTGTTTGATAtagagtattttattttttatatcaaTACATATAGattataaatataaacaaaatcCATATAGAGatgtataattaatacatgtggatatataaatataaaaattacaaaacaataggaatcaatacagtacATAATGCATATTTTACTGTATATGTCTTATTAAAACACATTAGATGTCCTAAATATTATATATCAAAATACAGTACCTACATATATTGTGATAGAATATataagtacttgtaaaaatcaaaaatagaaataaataaacatttaaatatagtttaaaataaaggggattttattttctatttggtagtaggtaggggttttattataaaaattatgaataaaaataaaattagaaatctttgtatagaaatatatctTAAATATGTTAGgatctatataaaaattcaaaggtGA
The sequence above is drawn from the Lonchura striata isolate bLonStr1 chromosome 31, bLonStr1.mat, whole genome shotgun sequence genome and encodes:
- the SIRT2 gene encoding NAD-dependent protein deacetylase sirtuin-2 isoform X1; protein product: MADRDGTGGGPGDAAASPPTPATDPPTVPAAPAAPAARQQAAEPDAESPVSDPEPGSSADADMELLRTLLSRTLGLGGDKPEPVLDELSLPGVSRFLRSDRCKNIVCMVGAGISTSAGIPDFRSPGTGLYSNLQSYNLPYPEAIFEIRFFKKHPEPFFALARELYPGQFKPTVCHYFMRLLQDKGLLLRCYTQNIDTLERVAGLDPELLVEAHGTFFTSHCLRPSCRQRYSLAWMRERIFSSLVPKCEKCQGLVKPDIVFFGESLPARFFALLESDFEKVDLLIIMGTSLQVQPFASLISRVPTNTPRLLINKEKTGQGDPLMSLMGFGGMDFDSDKAYRDVAWLGDCDSGCLALAELLGWKEELEELVRREHAAIDAKAGEPPQKQQGHEDKDGGNPKKSPGDKEKAPGDPKKSPRDKAKAEKDPKMPQGDKEKTQNDPEKSQGGQ
- the SIRT2 gene encoding NAD-dependent protein deacetylase sirtuin-2 isoform X3, with amino-acid sequence MELLRTLLSRTLGLGGDKPEPVLDELSLPGVSRFLRSDRCKNIVCMVGAGISTSAGIPDFRSPGTGLYSNLQSYNLPYPEAIFEIRFFKKHPEPFFALARELYPGQFKPTVCHYFMRLLQDKGLLLRCYTQNIDTLERVAGLDPELLVEAHGTFFTSHCLRPSCRQRYSLAWMRERIFSSLVPKCEKCQGLVKPDIVFFGESLPARFFALLESDFEKVDLLIIMGTSLQVQPFASLISRVPTNTPRLLINKEKTGQGDPLMSLMGFGGMDFDSDKAYRDVAWLGDCDSGCLALAELLGWKEELEELVRREHAAIDAKAGEPPQKQQGHEDKDGGNPKKSPGDKEKAPGDPKKSPRDKAKAEKDPKMPQGDKEKTQNDPEKSQGGQ
- the SIRT2 gene encoding NAD-dependent protein deacetylase sirtuin-2 isoform X2, whose product is MADRDGTGGGPGDAAASPPTPATDPPTVPAAPAAPAARQQAAEPDAESPVSDPEPGSSADADSKNIVCMVGAGISTSAGIPDFRSPGTGLYSNLQSYNLPYPEAIFEIRFFKKHPEPFFALARELYPGQFKPTVCHYFMRLLQDKGLLLRCYTQNIDTLERVAGLDPELLVEAHGTFFTSHCLRPSCRQRYSLAWMRERIFSSLVPKCEKCQGLVKPDIVFFGESLPARFFALLESDFEKVDLLIIMGTSLQVQPFASLISRVPTNTPRLLINKEKTGQGDPLMSLMGFGGMDFDSDKAYRDVAWLGDCDSGCLALAELLGWKEELEELVRREHAAIDAKAGEPPQKQQGHEDKDGGNPKKSPGDKEKAPGDPKKSPRDKAKAEKDPKMPQGDKEKTQNDPEKSQGGQ